One window from the genome of Populus alba chromosome 15, ASM523922v2, whole genome shotgun sequence encodes:
- the LOC118033392 gene encoding uncharacterized protein isoform X3 has product MDFNESPVNYDFFGGLQQISSQHPGMLQSLPRQQSGISDMQLLQQQFMLKQMQEMQRQQQLQKQQEARKLNSINQVAAFAKQAAANPSQALINGNPIHETSNYSWQSELMEANTSWPQPGASPVMQGSFRGHVFSPQENEGTPNLMGMVPQPVDQSLYGVPVPGTRVTPSQYPPVQMDKPSMQQISSSSDSLTSNQYTGFPKQVSVQDGPLVSRLGYQGKNMIASSDGQGINTGFNLENLQLLNPQQSDGPQQEICTKQDLGGVSETSQEETAIQVAPSQDVATLDPTEAKILFGSDDNLWDAFGRGTNRGSGGCNMLDDTDFFCSLPSVQSGSWSALMQSAVAETSSGDTGLQEEWSGLTFINSEPPADNQQTPSLNASSKHQSNWDGNSLQSASSLNSQPLPLSHDANTGMNYHNIPGAAQQSGVNTSHERMERLQSVSPHRHIQQFPEDGTKWSDTSLMQKAAVEGSHFYGKATHSTDAGSNAKSIPGSWANQQGMQSYSSNGQPLNSPCGWNFMGSVSPRTTVAFKNQGNENTFQDSHNVDKKGPMFEVMGDSAGIWKTNSIAELEHARSAIGNPQVNPLVPPSQQLLIPEHAFSSHGPSLATDSLNSTQVISNTGEKGHALLAPTSSVQSLPPSRDTSHGHLRNTAPGTLVHAGNSAQGKFSTAFPPGFPYSKSHLPNQHMPDTGGRATACESVNESFDRFSSQPKHTEESFERDQLNQSAGPLVPDTSRHTSHNDFASSTEMPQPSDDDQNHARDSAQQFPVLEASPAPQCYASSQDGFSSKMPPTLWTSVPTQLHPFGTQSFQTGSNMFKPNIQSHNSSGITSSQPQKLDDQIMQNGGSSRAESGECSMKSHGFVGKEQPAKGDHLQQVLPENDRAQKTMSASHEKVSVVNHLTETPASNLTSTQKQIEAFGRSLKPNNILYQNYSLLHQMQGMKNAEVEHVNRSLKRFKSLDGSVDADLVAAQGGQQFYRHNNMVRDAPANHTSTPPGHSKMLSFSAKTADNQDTNALSNDMLAFGRNDFQHFANSNTAVSVRDEHSQMSNQMAPSWLDHYETFKNGQILQMNNAQKAVTMKPSELPSTSGRPSERSHAHNLLEQGNAVAASQFGIIQKSSITSSIACENFSTPQSLQPDSADVSLLVMRPKKRKSAISKLVPWHKEVTLGPQRLQNLSAAEVVWALAANRLTEKVEDDDEMVDDGLPVHRSKRRLILTTQLMQILLHPPLASILSADAILHYESAAFFVSRSTLGDACSTLSCTGSDTSLPSDSGDLLPEKIKTSEKNRDQYFSKVTEDLISRTRKLENDLLR; this is encoded by the exons ATGGACTTTAATGAGTCTCCAgtgaattatgattttttcgGAGGTCTGCAGCAAATTAGTAGCCAGCATCCTGGCATGCTGCAATCTTTGCCGAGACAGCAGTCTGGGATTAGTGACATGCAGCTATTACAGCAACAGTTTATGCTTAAGCAAATGCAAGAAATGCAGAGGCAGCAACAACTTCAGAAGCAACAAGAAGCAAGGAAGCTGAATTCAATTAATCAAGTTGCTGCTTTTGCAAAACAGGCAGCTGCCAATCCCTCACAGGCTTTGATCAATGGCAATCCTATTCATGAAACATCTAATTATTCATGGCAATCTGAGCTCATGGAAGCTAACACAAGCTGGCCACAGCCAGGTGCTTCGCCAGTTATGCAAGGATCCTTTAGAGGACACGTGTTTTCCCCTCAGGAGAACGAGGGAACACCAAACTTGATGGGTATGGTGCCTCAGCCGGTTGATCAATCTCTTTATGGTGTCCCTGTCCCTGGAACAAGAGTCACTCCAAGCCAGTATCCTCCTGTCCAAATGGATAAGCCGTCAATGCAGCAGATATCAAGCAGCAGTGATTCCTTAACAAGCAATCAGTATACTGGATTTCCAAAGCAGGTTAGTGTGCAGGATGGACCTTTGGTTTCTAGACTGGGATATCAGGGGAAAAACATGATTGCTTCTTCTGATGGTCAGGGTATAAATACTGGATTTAATTTGGAAAACTTGCAGCTATTGAATCCCCAGCAAAGCGATGGGCCACAGCAAGAAATTTGCACTAAGCAAGACCTGGGTGGTGTATCAGAAACATCACAAGAGGAAACAGCGATACAGGTTGCTCCTTCCCAGGATGTGGCTACCCTAGATCCAACTGAGGCAAAGATTTTGTTTGGTTCAGATGATAATTTGTGGGATGCCTTTGGCAGGGGTACCAACCGGGGTTCTGGAGGTTGCAACATGTTGGATGATACAGACTTCTTCTGTTCATTGCCTTCTGTGCAAAGTGGGAGTTGGAGTGCTCTTATGCAATCTGCTGTAGCAGAAACTTCTAGTGGCGATACAGGGCTTCAAGAAGAGTGGAGTGGTCTGACTTTTATAAATAGTGAACCTCCAGCTGATAATCAGCAGACTCCCTCCCTGAATGCTAGTAGCAAACATCAGTCAAATTGGGATGGTAATAGCTTGCAGTCTGCATCTTCCTTGAACTCTCAACCCTTGCCTTTGTCTCATGATGCCAATACAGGCATGAATTATCATAATATCCCAGGGGCGGCTCAGCAATCTGGAGTCAACACTTCACATGAACGCATGGAGAGGTTGCAGTCTGTTTCTCCTCATAGACATATTCAGCAGTTTCCGGAAGATGGAACCAAGTGGTCTGATACGAGCCTCATGCAAAAAGCAGCTGTTGAAGGCAGTCATTTTTATGGAAAAGCTACTCATTCTACTGATGCAGGATCAAATGCTAAAAGCATTCCAGGTTCTTGGGCAAATCAACAGGGCATGCAATCATATAGCTCCAACGGTCAACCATTAAATAGTCCATGTGGCTGGAACTTTATGGGTTCCGTGTCTCCTAGAACTACTGTTGCTTTCAAAAACCAGGGAAATGAAAACACATTCCAAGATTCTCATAATGTTGATAAAAAAGGTCCTATGTTTGAGGTGATGGGTGACAGTGCTGGTATATGGAAGACTAATTCAATTGCTGAATTGGAACATGCAAGATCTGCAATTGGAAACCCACAGGTCAATCCTCTAGTTCCTCCATCCCAGCAATTGCTAATTCCAGAACATGCCTTTTCTTCCCACGGCCCCTCACTAGCAACTGATTCTCTCAATTCAACTCAAGTCATTTCAAATACAGGGGAGAAGGGACATGCATTGTTGGCTCCTACATCCTCTGTTCAGTCTTTACCTCCTTCACGTGATACATCTCATGGACATTTGAGGAATACTGCTCCTGGCACCTTGGTACATGCTGGCAATAGTGCCCAAGGAAAGTTTTCTACTGCCTTTCCCCCTGGTTTTCCTTATTCGAAAAGTCATCTTCCAAATCAGCATATGCCTGATACAGGAGGACGAGCAACTGCCTGTGAATCTGTTAATGAATCTTTTGATAGATTTTCTTCTCAACCAAAACACACAGAAGAGTCTTTTGAGAGAGATCAATTGAATCAATCAGCGGGGCCATTGGTTCCTGACACATCCAGGCATACTTCACATAATGATTTTGCCTCTTCTACCGAGATGCCCCAGCCAAGTGATGACGACCAAAACCATGCAAGAGATTCTGCTCAACAATTCCCCGTGCTGGAAGCTTCGCCAGCCCCTCAGTGTTATGCTTCATCACAAGatggtttttcttcaaaaatgcCACCTACTTTGTGGACCAGTGTTCCAACTCAGCTACATCCATTTGGCACTCAGTCGTTTCAGACTGGATCCAATATGTTTAAACCCAATATTCAATCACATAACAGTTCAGGGATAACTTCCTCTCAACCACAGAAGCTAGATGACCAAATTATGCAAAATGGAGGGAGCAGTCGAGCTGAATCTGGTGAATGTTCAATGAAGTCACATGGTTTTGTTGGGAAAGAGCAACCAGCCAAAGGAGACCACTTGCAGCAAGTTCTACCTGAGAATGATCGAGCCCAGAAGACAATGAGTGCTTCACATGAGAAAGTATCTGTTGTGAATCATCTTACTGAAACACCTGCTTCAAACCTAACCAGTACTCAGAAACAAATTGAAGCTTTTGGCCGATCTTTGaaacccaataatattttgtatcaaaattaCTCCCTGCTGCATCAAATGCAGGGAATGAAAAATGCGGAGGTCGAACATGTTAATAGAAGTTTGAAAAGATTTAAAAGTCTTGATGGTTCTGTGGATGCTGATTTGGTAGCTGCTCAGGGAGGTCAGCAGTTTTATAGGCACAATAATATGGTCAGAGATGCTCCAGCAAATCACACTTCAACCCCCCCTGGACATTCCAAGATGCTAAGCTTTTCAGCAAAAACAGCTGATAATCAGGACACAAATGCACTTTCTAATGATATGCTTGCATTTGGTCGGAATGATTTTCAGCATTTCGCCAATAGCAATACTGCAGTTTCTGTCAGAGATGAGCATTCTCAAATGAGTAACCAGATGGCTCCATCCTGGCTTGATCATTATGAAACCTTTAAGAATGGACAGATATTACAAATGAATAATGCACAAAAAGCTGTCACTATGAAGCCTTCAGAACTGCCCTCCACATCTGGAAGACCTTCTGAAAGATCACATGCTCATAATTTACTTGAGCAAGGAAATGCTGTTGCTGCTAGTCAATTTGGTATTATTCAAAAAAGTTCAATCACTTCATCAATAGCTTGTGAGAATTTCTCCACCCCTCAGTCATTGCAGCCTGATTCTGCTGATGTGAGTTTGCTGGTTATGAGACCAAAGAAGCGTAAAAGTGCCATATCCAAGCTTGTACCATGGCATAAGGAAGTGACACTGGGTCCTCAAAGACTTCAAAATCTCAG TGCAGCAGAAGTGGTCTGGGCTCTGGCAGCAAATAGATTGACTGAGAAG GTGGAAGATGACGATGAAATGGTAGATGATGGACTGCCGGTCCATAGATCAAAGAGAAGGCTTATATTGACTACACAGCTTATGCAGATACTTCTCCACCCTCCTCTGGCATCAATTCTTTCTGCAGATGCTATTTTACATTATGAGAGTGCTGCATTCTTTGTTTCCAGATCAACACTAGGAGATGCATGCAGCACACTCTCTTGTACTGGAAGTGATACTTCTCTGCCTTCTGACAGTGGAGACCT CCTGCCCGAGAAGATAAAAACATCAGAGAAGAATAGGGATCAGTACTTCTCAAAGGTCACAGAAGACCTTATCAGTAGGACGAGGAAGCTGGAGAATGATTTGTTGAGGTAG